DNA sequence from the Streptomyces sp. MST-110588 genome:
TCCTGGTGGTCACCCACTCGGTGGCCGAGCTGGCCCTGTGCGACAAGCTGCTGGTGATGGCGCCGGGCGGCGGCGTGGCCTACTTCGGCCCGCCCGAGGAGGCGCTGAACTTCTTCCAGTACGACACGTGGGCGGATGTCTTCTCGGCCTTCGAGAACTACCGGGACTACGACTGGATGGGCCGCTGGCGCGGCTCCCCGCACTACCAGATGTACGCGGCCGACATCGACGCCGTCGCCCCGCAGTCGGTGGCGGTCCAGCCGCCCCCGGCCCGTATGCAGAAGTCGCAGAGCTGGGGCTCGCAGTTGTGGACGCTGATGCGGCGCTACGTCTCCGTGCTCGCCTCCGACCGCGGCTTCCTGGGGCTGATGCTGATACTCCCCGCCGTCCTCGGCGTGGTCTCGATCCTCATCCCCAGCGACTTCGGCCTGGGCTACGGCCCGGTGAAGAAGGGCCGTACGAACCGCGACGCCAGCACGATCATGCTGATCCTGGCGGTCGGCATGTGCTTCTCGGGCGCGGCCAACTCCGTCCGTGAGCTGATCAAGGAGCGGGTCATCTACGAGCGCGAGCGGGCCACCGGCCTGTCCCGCTCGGCGTACCTGATGTCCAAGGTGATCGTCCTCGGCGTCGTCACGGCCGTCCAGGGCGTGATCATCGCGGCCATCGGCTTCACCCCGCGCAAGATGCCCACCGAAGGCGTCCTGTTCAAGGACCTGCCGGCCGTGGAGATGGCGCTGGCGATCATCGCGCTCGGCTTCACCTCGATGATGTTCGGCCTGATCATCTCCGCGCTGGTCAAGACGGCCGAGAAGACCATGCCGCTGCTGGTCATGTTCGCCATCGTCCAGGTCGTCTTCACCGGCGTCCTCTTCCAGCTCTTCGACACTGTCGGCGTCGCCCAGGTCGCCTGGCTGATGCCCTCGCGCTGGGCGGTCGCGGCGATGGGCGCCACCGCCGACATGAACACGCTGCTCCCGTGGGAGGCGGGCAACCCCGACCCGCTGTGGAAGCACACCACCGGCGTGTACGTGATGGACATGATCATCCTCCTCGGGCTGGGCGTCGCCCTGGCCTTCGTCGTGGCCCGGCTGCTGCGCCGCCACGAACCGGAGGTCATGCGCAAGTAACGCGCGCCCGTATGCGCGACGCCGAGGGGCGGCACCCTGTGGGTGCCGCCCCTCGGCGTCGTCATGCCGCTCCGTATGCCGCTTGGCCCCACCGCTTCGTCCGCGGCGCAGCGGTGTGCTCCCGTGGCTCAGTAGGCCGAGTTGACGTTGTCCATCGAGCCGTACGTCGCAGCCGCGTAGTTGCAGGCGGCGACGATGTTGGCGACCGGGTCGAAGATGTCCCAGGAGGTGCCCTCGACGTGGTATGCCTGGAAGGTCGGGTCGATGACCTGGAGCAGACCCTTGGACGGGGTGCCCTGCACCGCGTTGGAGTCGTAGTTGTTCACGGCCTGCGGGTTACCGGTCGACTCCCGCATGATGTTGCGGTAGAGACCGTCGTACGAGCCGGGGATGCCGTGCTTGGCCATGATGTCCAGCGCCTCCCGGATCCAGCCGTCCAGGTCGTTGCTGTAGGTCTTGGCGACCGGCGCGGGCTCCGGGGCGGCGGCGCGCTCGGCGGACCGGCTCGCGGCCTCCTTGTCCTTGCGCTCCTGCTCCGCCTTGGCCTTCGCGTCGGCCTCCGCCTTGGCGCGGGCCTCGTCCTCGGCCTTCTTCTTCTGGGCGTCCGCCTCGCCGCGCGCCTTCTTGGCCGACTCGTCGGCCGCGCGGGCGATGGCCTCCTGCTGGGCCTTGGCGGCGGTGTCCACCGAGCTGACGGCGACCTTCTTGGCGGCCGGGGCGGCGGCCTGGTCGCCGCTGGCACCGGCCGAGCCCGGGACGAGCGCGAAGACCAGGGCCGCGGCACCGGCCGTGGCGACGCCCGCGGCGGAGAGCTTGTGGGTCCGGTTCAGGCGGGCGTAGCCAGGAATGGGGTGCTTGGGCATGACGGAGTAAGACCTCTTCCAATGGGTGACGTCGCAGTGGCCGGGGCGGCGTCTGAACGCCGGGTGTCTGAGCCGCGGCGCCGTGCGACGGGAGCCATTGTTAGCGGTCGAAAATTAACTGGGCAACGACGTCATCTACGACCGGGGATAGTGGAACCCATCGGCCGCCGAATGCGTCCGCAGCGGTCGCAGCCCAGCTCACACAGCTTTTACAGGTCCACTAAGCGCGATCGTAAGTGACCTGCGTCCTATGTGCGGGCTCACACCGGGCGGGGGTGTGGCTCGCCCGGTGTGATCGCAGTTGCACATTCCGTCAGTGCTGATTTCCCCTGCGTGGCCGATCGGCCCGGGCCGCGGCCCGCGGGACCGGCCCGTCGGTCTCGCCGGTCGGTCCCGGGCCCTGGATCTCAGACCCCGGGCCCCGGGTCTCAGACCTCCACCAGGACCTGGTCCAGCGACTTGCGCACCAGATCGGGCACCTGGCAGTCCCGCGCCGGATAGCCCACCGGGATCACCGCGAACGCCTTCTCGTTGGCCGGGCGCCCCAGCACCTCCTGGAGGAAGCGCATCGGGCTCGGCGTATGGACCAGCGCCGCCAGCCCCGACAGGTGCAGCGCGGACAGCAGCATCCCGACGGCGATACCGACCGATTCGTCCACGTAGTAGTGCTTGCGCTTCGTCCCGCCGTCCCCCAGCCAGTACCGCTGCTGGAAGACCACGATCAGATGGGGCGCGTCGGTCAGGTGCGGCTTGACCTCGTCCGTGCCCAGCGGGCGCAGCGCCGCCAGCCACTCCTCGCCCAGCCGCCCCTCATAAGAGAGGCGTTCCTCCGCCTCCGCCGCCTCCCGGATACGGCGGCGTACCTGTGGATCCTTGACCAGGACGAACGTCCAGGGCTGCTGATGCGCCCCGGAGGGCGCGGTGGCCGCACAGGCGATGGCGTCCTTCACCACCTGCTCCGGCACGGGGTCGGGGGAGAACTGCCGTACGGTCCTGCGCCGGTCCATCCGCGCGCGCAGCTCGGCGGCACGGGCCAGCGACTCCTGGGCCGGCATCCGCTCGGGCCGGTAGGGGACCGGCCGGTAGGGGGTGCCGTGGGTCGGGGTCCAGTTCCTGTCAGGTAAAGGCATGGCCCGAGTCTGGCTCTCAGGCGGGCAGGATGAGGTGGAGATCGCCGAACTCGTGCCAGAGGTAGCGGTGCGCGACCGCCTCCGCGTAGGCCCGGCGCAGCGTCCCGGCGTCCGCCACCGCCTCCAGCATCAGCAGGTGGGACGCCTCCGGCTCGTGCAGCCCGGTCAGCAGCCCGTCCACCACCCGCACCCCGCGCTCCGGCGTCACCACCAGGTCCGTCCACCCCGACGCGGCCCGCACCCGTCCGCCCCCGGCGGCGGCCGACTCCAGGGCCCGTACGGCCGTGGTCCCCACCGCGACGATCTTCCCGCCCCCGGCCCGCGCCGCGTTCACCAGCCACGCCGTGGACGGCGGTACCTCGAAGCGCTCCGGGTACGGCGGCTCGTACGCCTCCGCCGACGCCACCCCCGCGTGCAGCACCACCGGAGCGAACTGAACCCCCGCGCCGACCAGGCGTGCCACGGAAGAGGGGGTGAAGGGCCGGGCCGCGCTCGGCATCTCCGCCGACCCCTCGCCGTCGGCCGGCTCCGTCGCGAAGACCGTCTGGTACGCGGACAGCGGCTGGTCCCGGTCGGTGTAGCCGTACCGGATCGGCCGGCCGTACCGCCGCATCACCTCAAGAGCGCCTGCCCCGTCCCCCAGGGCGCCGGCTCCGTCCCCCAGGGCGTCGGTCCCCTCCACACGCGCCCACCACAGCCGTACCGCCCCCGGGTCCAGCGGGGCCTCCAGCACCAGCCGCGCGCCGCCCGCCAGCCGTACGACCGTGCCCGGCGGCCCGCCGGCCCGCGGCCGGGTGCTGCCCCGGCCGTCCGGGGTACGCAGCTCCACCGCCCAGCGCCCGGCCGCGCCGTGCGGCCGGGGGTACCCCCGGTCCGCCCGCGTCGAGAAGTGCACGACCACCGGCTCGCCGCGCCCGCGCCCGTCCCCGATCCGGCCGTCCACCGCGGCCGGCAGCGTCCGCGAGGTGTTCACCACCAGGACGTCACCGGGCGCCAGCAGCCCGGGCAGGTCCCGGAAGGCGTGGTGCGCCACCGGAGCCGGACCCCGGCTCACCAGCAGCCGCACCGCGTCCCGGCCCCGGCCCGCGCCGCGCTGTTCGGCCGGCACCCGTGCCGCCAGCTCCGGCGGCACCGGCTCCACCCGGACGGTCATCACGCGCCGCCCAGCAGGGCCGGCGCGCTGTAGCGCCCGCTCGCCGCCCAGGTGTCCAGCAGCCCCAGCAGCGCCGGGACGACCGTGCCGGGCAGTGGGCGGGCGGACGCGTCCTCGGCCGGCACCGCCGCCTGGTACAGGTCCGTACGCATGTCGCCCGGGTCCACCCACCACACCCGCAGCCACGGCTCCTCCACCGCCAGCACCGCGGAGAGCTGGTCCAGGGCCGCCTTGGAGGACCCGTACCCGCCCCAGGTCGGATACGCCTCGACGGCGGCGTCCGAACTGAGGTTGAGCACCGCCCCGCCGCCGGACGCCTCTTCCCTGCCGGGCCCGTCAGCGGATTCGTCGGCGG
Encoded proteins:
- a CDS encoding transglycosylase SLT domain-containing protein is translated as MPKHPIPGYARLNRTHKLSAAGVATAGAAALVFALVPGSAGASGDQAAAPAAKKVAVSSVDTAAKAQQEAIARAADESAKKARGEADAQKKKAEDEARAKAEADAKAKAEQERKDKEAASRSAERAAAPEPAPVAKTYSNDLDGWIREALDIMAKHGIPGSYDGLYRNIMRESTGNPQAVNNYDSNAVQGTPSKGLLQVIDPTFQAYHVEGTSWDIFDPVANIVAACNYAAATYGSMDNVNSAY
- a CDS encoding nitroreductase family protein translates to MPLPDRNWTPTHGTPYRPVPYRPERMPAQESLARAAELRARMDRRRTVRQFSPDPVPEQVVKDAIACAATAPSGAHQQPWTFVLVKDPQVRRRIREAAEAEERLSYEGRLGEEWLAALRPLGTDEVKPHLTDAPHLIVVFQQRYWLGDGGTKRKHYYVDESVGIAVGMLLSALHLSGLAALVHTPSPMRFLQEVLGRPANEKAFAVIPVGYPARDCQVPDLVRKSLDQVLVEV
- a CDS encoding S-adenosylmethionine:tRNA ribosyltransferase-isomerase — protein: MTVRVEPVPPELAARVPAEQRGAGRGRDAVRLLVSRGPAPVAHHAFRDLPGLLAPGDVLVVNTSRTLPAAVDGRIGDGRGRGEPVVVHFSTRADRGYPRPHGAAGRWAVELRTPDGRGSTRPRAGGPPGTVVRLAGGARLVLEAPLDPGAVRLWWARVEGTDALGDGAGALGDGAGALEVMRRYGRPIRYGYTDRDQPLSAYQTVFATEPADGEGSAEMPSAARPFTPSSVARLVGAGVQFAPVVLHAGVASAEAYEPPYPERFEVPPSTAWLVNAARAGGGKIVAVGTTAVRALESAAAGGGRVRAASGWTDLVVTPERGVRVVDGLLTGLHEPEASHLLMLEAVADAGTLRRAYAEAVAHRYLWHEFGDLHLILPA